A stretch of the Odontesthes bonariensis isolate fOdoBon6 chromosome 5, fOdoBon6.hap1, whole genome shotgun sequence genome encodes the following:
- the LOC142380601 gene encoding meprin A subunit beta-like yields the protein MMMKCFFFFMVSRAVLSAVLKNQNGLKIVDIGEELDIAEANKAFLYNDTLMPVNTQRSGSTVKGTLWTPPVPYEFDEDLELNARGIILKAFDSFRLKSCIDFTPRVSEDYYISVQKLNGCSSVIGKVVPNGQVISIGRDCASIDIVEHEILHALGFHHEQSRYDRDTYVTIVKENIIEGKENNFKLVENDHSTTHVVPYDHWSVMHYPKNMFSNGNGPTIITKDPKFQDVIGQTLGMSPLDVLELNLLYKCNSTIAFLMYCGFSNGTLCQISCCSQSGNGWEVVTRVYGGPNSDHTSLPSGNSEHGKVQDQDTGYFMHVSTASGQEGDSARLETQMMNPKRGCHVQCLQFYYYNSGNESDVLNIWIREFQDDQDSSGTLRLMGQITGALTSHWKLQHVSLNAIKQFQVVFEVRKGAGSSTGGFSIDDINLSETECPHLTLQIDDFEKLLNTSADGTRIYSPRQYSNEGYAFRIVTILRQTFFGLYFHIISGDYDDQLEWPCLQRQITFQILDQSPNIQLQMSKQRSFITDETQLTSDGVSYWNNPHETGYELVDENDEFFFAGTLFGFSQFASLEDMQQRDFLRGGSAIFILNFQGELNAFIAKFKFLTGKWHLTTNNVNI from the exons ATGATGAtgaaatgcttcttttttttcatggtgAGCCGGGCAGTTTTATCTGCAGTCCTCAAGAATCAA AATGGACTAAAGATTGTGG ACATTGGTGAAGAATTGGACATTGCAGAGGCAAACAAGG CATTCTTATATAACGACACTTTGATG CCTGTAAACACACAAAGGAGTGGCTCTACCGTGAAGGGCACACTGTGGACACCCCCAGTCCCATATGAGTTTGACGAAGACCTTG AGTTGAATGCTAGAGGGATCATCCTGAAAGCCTTTGACAGTTTCAGGCTGAAGTCATGCATAGACTTCACACCACGAGTCTCAGAGGACTATTACATTTCTGTACAAAAGTTAAACGG ttgttcttctgttattggAAAAGTAGTACCCAATGGACAGGTCATCTCCATCGGGAGAGACTGTGCATCTATTGATATTGTTGAACATGAGATTCTCCATGCTCTTGGCTTCCACCATGAACAGTCCAGATATGACAGAGATACTTATGTGAcaattgtaaaagaaaacatcATAGAAG GTAAAGAGAATAATTTCAAACTGGTTGAAAATGACCACAGCACCACCCATGTAGTCCCATATGACCACTGGTCAGTGATGCATTATCCCAAAAATATGTTCAGCAATGGCAATGGCCCTACAATAATAACAAAAGACCCAAAATTCCAGGATGTGATTGGTCAAACTCTGGGAATGAGTCCGCTTGATGTTCTGGAACTAAACCTTCTCTACAAATGTA ACTCAACCATTGCTTTTCTGATGTACTGTGGCTTTTCTAATGGGACCCTATGTCAAATAAGCTGCTGTTCACAGAGCGGTAATGGCTGGGAAGTGGTAACACGAGTTTATGGGGGTCCAAACTCTGACCACACCAGTTTACCCAGTGGAAATAGTGAACATGGTAAAGTTCAAG atCAAGACACCGGTTACTTCATGCACGTTAGCACAGCATCAGGTCAGGAAGGAGACTCAGCCCGACTGGAGACCCAGATGATGAATCCCAAAAGGGGGTGTCATGTCCAGTGCCTCCAGTTCTACTATTACAATAGTGGGAATGAGTCAGATGTACTTAACATCTGGATCAGAGAGTTTCAAGATGATCAAGACTCCAGTGGAACCCTCCGCCTCATGGGACAGATCACTG GTGCACTAACATCTCACTGGAAGCTCCAGCATGTTTCTCTGAATGCCATCAAGCAGTTCCAGGTGGTGTTTGAGGTTCGGAAAGGAGCAGGAAGCTCTACAGGGGGCTTCTCAATTGATGACATCAATCTTTCTGAGACCGAGTGTCCACATCTGACCCTGCAGATAGATGACTTTGAGAAACTTCTGAACACGAGTGCTGATGGAACCAGAATATACAGCCCACGGCAGTATTCCAATGAGGGCTATGCATTCCGGATAGTGACTATACTCCGTCAGACGTTTTTCGGACTGTATTTTCATATCATCTCGGGTGACTATGATGACCAGCTGGAGTGGCCTTGCCTACAAAGGCAAATTACTTTCCAAATATTGGATCAGAGCCCCAACATTCAACTGCAGATGTCAAAGCAAAGAAGTTTCATCACTGATGAAACTCAGCTCACCTCCGATG GTGTGTCATATTGGAACAATCCTCACGAGACTGGATATGAATTAGTGGATGAGAACGATGAGTTCTTCTTTGCGGGAACACTTTTTGGCTTTTCCCAGTTTGCGtctttggaagacatgcaacaGAGAGATTTCCTCAGAGGAGGGAGTGCCATTTTCATCTTAAACTTTCAAGGCGAGCTCAATGCTTTCATTGCTAAATTTAAATTTCTAACTGGAAAatggcatttaacaacaaacAATGTAAACATTTGA